GAGTCGCCGAACAGGATGCCGTTGTTCGCCAGGATCCCCACGGGGTGCCCGTCGACCCGCGCGAACGCGGTGACCAGCGTGGTCCCGTAGCGGGCCTTGAACTCGTGCACGGAGCCGCCGTCCACGATCCGGTCGATCACCTCGCGCACGTCGTACGGGGTGGCGACGTCGGCCGGCACCACCTCGGTCAGCGTCGCCGGGTCCACGGCGGGCTCCACGGCCGGCGCCACCGTCCAGGCCGGGCCCTGCGGGGCGGGCAGGGTCGCCACGATGTCCCGGAGGATCTGCATGGCGTGGACGTCGTCGTCGGCCAGGTGGTCCGCCACGCCCGACTGCTCGGTGTGCAGGACGCCGCCGCCGAGGTCCTCGGGGGTGACGTCCTCGCCGATCGCGGCCTTCACCAGGGGCGGGCCGCCGAGGAAGATGGTGCCCTGCTCGCGCACGATCACGGTCTCGTCGCACATGGCGGGCACGTAGGCGCCGCCCGCGGTGGAGGAGCCGCACACGGCGGCGATCTGCGGGATGCCGAGGGCGGAGAGCTGGGCCTGGTTGCGGAAGATCCGGCCGAAGTGCTCGCGGTCCGGGAAGACCTCGTCCTGCTTCGGCAGGAACGCGCCGCCGGAGTCCACGAGGTAGAGGCAGGGCAGGCGGTTCTCGAGGGCGATCTCCTGCGCACGCAGGTGCTTCTTGACGGTCATCGGGTAGTAGGTGCCGCCCTTGACGGTGGCGTCGTTGCCCACGACCATCACGTGCCGCCCGTGCACCAGGCCGATCCCGGCGACGACGCCGGCGGCGGGGCTGTCCCCGTCGTACAGGCCGTGTGCGGCCAGCGCCCCGACCTCGAGGAAGGGTGAGCCCTCGTCCAGGAGCGCGTCGATCCGGTCCCGCACGAGCAGCTTGCCGCGGGCGACGTGGCGCTCGCGGGAGCGCTCGGGGCCGCCCCGGGCCGTGCGGGCGAGGAGCTCGGCGAGCTCGGCCTCCAGACGGGCGTGCTCGGCGGCGTGACCGCCCGGACGGGCGTCGTCGGCCGCCGCCGCGGCGGCGCTGTCCTGCGATGCGAGCGTCACGCGGACCTCCCTTTCAGTGAATGGCGATTCACCGGAATCGTCAGGCGCCACAATAGGGGTCCACGTCACAGGTGTCCATGCGCGGGTCGGCTCCGCCGGTGGCTCACTACAGTGGGGCCCATGTCCGAGGCCCCCGTCACCTCCGCCGCGC
This Micrococcus flavus DNA region includes the following protein-coding sequences:
- a CDS encoding carboxyl transferase domain-containing protein; protein product: MTLASQDSAAAAAADDARPGGHAAEHARLEAELAELLARTARGGPERSRERHVARGKLLVRDRIDALLDEGSPFLEVGALAAHGLYDGDSPAAGVVAGIGLVHGRHVMVVGNDATVKGGTYYPMTVKKHLRAQEIALENRLPCLYLVDSGGAFLPKQDEVFPDREHFGRIFRNQAQLSALGIPQIAAVCGSSTAGGAYVPAMCDETVIVREQGTIFLGGPPLVKAAIGEDVTPEDLGGGVLHTEQSGVADHLADDDVHAMQILRDIVATLPAPQGPAWTVAPAVEPAVDPATLTEVVPADVATPYDVREVIDRIVDGGSVHEFKARYGTTLVTAFARVDGHPVGILANNGILFGDSARKGAHFIELCDQRGIPLLFLQNISGFMVGRDAESGGIARDGAKMVTAVATTRVPKLTVVVGGSFGAGNYAMCGRAYSPRFLWMWPHARISVMGGPQAASVLTQIKQDQIVAGGGTPLTPEQVEEAAAPIRAQYEDQGNPLYSTARLWDDGIITPGDTRRVLALALDVVSRAPLPEPRFGLFRM